From Trichomycterus rosablanca isolate fTriRos1 chromosome 27, fTriRos1.hap1, whole genome shotgun sequence, a single genomic window includes:
- the hoga1 gene encoding 4-hydroxy-2-oxoglutarate aldolase, mitochondrial, whose translation MLIKILNHMTRSNTGFVLRGISQHFGQRLDIGGIFPPIATPFTQEGDVDYQSLEENLQQYGNLSFKGLVVQGSNGEYPYMTSEERIDVVRKVREVLPSSKLVMAGSGCESTRETIKLSKSMASAGADCVLVVTPSFYHGKMDTSALIHHYTQVADSSPIPVVLYSVPANTFLDLPVDAVVQLSQHPNIIGIKDSGGDITKIGLILHKTRSQDFQVLAGSAGFLMAAYSVGAVGGVCALANVLGQQVCELGELCKSGQWDKAKDLQYRLIEPNTAVTRKFGVPGLKKAMEWFGYNGGVCRSPLQPLSEVQIKQLRADFSSNGWL comes from the exons ATGTTGATTAAGATTTTAAATCATATGACTAGAAGTAACACTGGTTTTGTATTGAGAGGTATAAGTCAACACTTTGGTCAAAGGCTTGATATTGGTGGGATTTTTCCTCCCATTGCTACTCCGTTCACACAAGAGGGGGATGTGGATTATCAAAGCCTAGAAGAAAACCTGCAGCAGTATGGTAATTTATCTTTTAAAG GTCTTGTTGTTCAAGGCTCTAATGGCGAGTACCCATATATGACATCAGAGGAGCGAATAGATGTAGTGAGGAAAGTTAGAGAGGTTCTCCCCTCATCTAAACTGGTAATGGCTGGATCTGGCTGTGAAT CCACCAGAGAGACAATCAAACTGAGCAAGAGTATGGCCAGTGCAGGTGCTGATTGTGTGCTTGTAGTAACACCAAGTTTTTATCATGGTAAAATGGACACGAGTGCACTCATTCACCACTATACACAG GTGGCAGATTCCAGTCCTATACCTGTTGTGCTATACAGCGTACCAGCTAACACCTTTCTTGATCTGCCTGTGGATGCAGTGGTGCAGTTATCTCAGCATCCAAACATAATTGGTATCAAAGACAGTGGTGGAGAT ATTACCAAAATTGGACTGATTTTACACAAGACAAGATCACAGGATTTTCAAGTGTTGGCAGGGTCAGCTGGGTTCCTCATGGCTGCATACTCAGTAG GTGCTGTTGGGGGTGTGTGTGCTTTAGCAAATGTCTTAGGTCAGCAAGTATGTGAGCTAGGAGAGCTATGTAAATCTGGTCAATGGGACAAAGCCAAGGACCTTCAATATCGTCTTATTGAACCAAACACAGCG GTGACTAGGAAGTTTGGTGTTCCTGGTCTAAAGAAGGCAATGGAGTGGTTTGGGTATAATGGTGGTGTGTGTCGCTCGCCTTTGCAGCCTCTGTCCGAAGTACAGATAAAACAGCTTCGAGCAGACTTCTCCTCTAATGGTTGGTTGTAA